A region of the Littorina saxatilis isolate snail1 linkage group LG12, US_GU_Lsax_2.0, whole genome shotgun sequence genome:
tgtaccaagagccggactgctctgttatcgattttgttgtggtgaaaatttgacgatggtctgtccgtacattggaggtatgacctgctgttgggaccgaaaatgagtgtccgcgtccacgttttgcaggtgtccgtttaagggggggcaaatatagaaggaaaacactccgtgccgagcaaatgtgtccgtacatgtcaggtgtccgctcacgccgggggccgtacattgcagggactgctgtacaaggaatctcaagggagatacattttagttcgttatatcagtaattcgctgtagagttttcaaccctaaatagcctcaagacaagttttcccactcaccttcaaatgatcgtcccatcgatctttccttggagagtacaatctctgcatgttttcaacagcttcataatataatccatagagagctctagcaaactaacagcgggaggtgcacgaaaagcgtcagttttcacaataaaactttgactcgctcattcatgggacataactgcactccggactgtccacagtgttgagcaatttaggagacttcactgcctgaggagagtattgattcaaatgaacgcgtggttctatatcgcgtcactcggtcacggatcggagaaaacaaaaaaacagttccagatttcgaaaccatgttcgtcagccattgtttttagcaagacagaccacatgtgcacgagcttcgctgacgtacatcgcaaaatgtcatgacgtcaccacaactttcggttttggttcgatctgtgcacctcccgctgttagtttgttcagagttcgctcatcacgcgatgtgcacttgtgtttgtgtatttttgtctttggagacaattattgacatcagttcgttgtagccttgtgacttttagagacaaaacggctctggggcgatgaaaacgtgttcgttataagaggggttcgttttgcaaatgagttcaaaaggttcgttgaagccggaaagtaacaagtacgaaatagaaggctgtctgccgggaaatcaatggcagttcgttaaaagcgggatttcgttatacccaggttcgtcatagctggactccactgtactgtAATTTCACGGTGGTACCGGTATCACTGCTGTCTACCATTTAAGCCTTCAGTGAAAGTCTGGAAAGAAGATTTTTCTTCCAACTACCTCCCTTAACAAGACTTCTTTTGTGAGTAATTGCTTGAATGTTAAAAGGGCAGTGCAGGAGTCACAGCAttgctgaagcaacgatttgtctttttgtcggaGATTACGATAGCTACAGTCAAAAGCCTTAAACAACTATCTCACAGATGCCCTCAtatacctttagtgttgccagtCGATGGGACAGCTGtctgaggcatgactgaaagccctaggGGCTCCGGTGCACCTGGACGtgacaagttcagtaactttaaaTGGAAATATGAGAAAGACTAAAAGGAGAAAGAGCACAGTAATTTCCCGAGAGAGATGCTTTTACGGGAACTGATGTTTTGTTTCTATTAGCCTTTATTTAATTTTGTGGGGTTttgctttattttgtttgtttttacatttagtcaacatttgactaaatgttttaacatagacggggaatcgagatgagggtggtggtgtgtgtgtgtagaacgattcagagaaaactactagaccgatcttcatgacatttcacatgagagttcctaggtatgatacccccagatgttttttgtttttttcgataaatgtctttgatgacaccatatccagctttttgtgaaaattgaggcagcactgtcgcgctctcatttttcaactaaattggttcaaatttcggtcaagtaatcttcgacaaagcccggactttggtattgcatttcagcttagaagcttaaattaatttatgagtttgcttaaagttgtcattaaaatcgatttttcgcaaacagatttaaaattgattgcattgtattcctcatcttttcctgaattcaaaatatatagatttgtcatgtttactcttaaaatgtgctcagaatgaaagaaaataggttcagtaagtactacggacgcgttTTTCGCGGCGGCTAGTGTGACCCGTCTCTGTCGGCCtaagaaaaaaaatggcaaaagaTGAATTTTCCTCAAAGAACATTTGCAAGAAGCAATCTTTCTTTTATGTTCTAATTATATTCTCTGTGTGTTCAAGATGCCAGGAGAGTTCATCAAATTGCGTTTAAAATTGCTgaatttagttttcagaaaggGACTTCCCCCCCCCTGGGCCCACCACTGAGGAATGAGGTGTTAACCATGACCCCCAGTCAGTTCTGAGAAATTTTTGTAATCAGCTGTTCTGTAGcctgtattttgatttgtttttttaattttatttcagcCTGCAAACAGAAAAACTATGTGAGGAAAGGCGTCCGTGAGGTGCAGAAGTTTATCCGCAAGGGTGACAAGGGGTAAGTGTTGATCTTGTTGATGATGGCTCAAGGGCAtttgacaaaaaaacacaattgaCAGGGCATTCTTAATATGTGTtctcagtattggcgttaaccggttaTTACctgtattttaccggttgaaacgagAAAATAACGGAataaaattggctgccggtatgacctaccagTTGATTTTCAGAACGACCGGTTTatttcgctggtaaaacaacaaaaccaattCTTAGTCGGACTCTTTCTGGTTCCAATGACTGGCCtcccatttttgactcacatgcgaagcaaaagtgagtctatgtactcacccgagtcgtccgtccgtccgtccgtccgtccgtccgtccggaaaactttaacgttggatatttcttggacactattcagtctatcagtaccaaatttggcaagatggtgtatgatgacaaggccccaaaaaacatacatagcatcttgaccttgcttcaaggtcaaggtcgcaggggccataaatgttgtctaaaaaacagctatttttcacatttttcccattttttctgaagtttttgagattgaatacctcacctatatatgatatatagggcaaagtaagccccatcttttgataccagtttggtttaccttgcttcaaggtcaaggtcacaggagctcttcaaagttggattgtatacatattttgaagtgaccttgaccctgaactatggaatataactgtttcaaacttaaaaattatgtggagcacatgttatgctttcatcatgagacacatttggtcacatatgatcaaggtcaaggtcactttgacccttatgaaatgtgaccaaaataaggtagtgaaccactaaaagtgaccatatctcatggtagaaagagccaataagcaccattgtacttcctatgtcttgaattaacagctttgtggtgcatgaccttggatgaccttgaccttgggtcaaggtcacatgtattttggtaggaaaaatgtgtaaagcagttcttagtgtatgatgtcattgctaggtttagttatttgaccttgaccctgaaggtcaaggtcatgtaaaggtcaaggtcaagcatgtgagtcgtatgggctttgcccttcttgtttctggtgtttgcatcataaaagtttgcgtatcggtttgaaaaaatactagcacCATCACTGGTTCTCTGTGACTCATCTATGAATTGTGTGTTTTCAGAATGGACGAAGCAAATTAAGTGCTTTACAAACACCAATTCTAGACTTCATGGGGGGGTAGCAAACAACTCTacacgcacaaaaacaaaaataatttccatTATTTTCATGTGTattctgtttaattttgttgttagttTGCACAAAATATTGCTAATATGTTGCCAAACCTAAGTGTTTGGGGAAGAGAATCCAGTATTCTGAAGAAATTTCCTGTAATGTTGCCTGTAAAGCAGTAAAGTCTTTGCGCAGAGTGAAACAAAAAACTGTCGCTTTTTAAACACCAGCTAATCATGTGTGCATGGTGTCATTGTTTCTTTCCAGCATCGTGGTGATTGCTGGCGACGTCAGTCCCATTGATGTCATCAGTCACATTCCTGTCATGTGTGAAGACAAGGGGATTCCTTACTGCTACGTACCATCCAAAGAGGTGAATATCATTGAACGTGTTTGTGCGcgtctttatttggtgtttaacgtcgttttcaaccgttcaagattatatcgcgatggagggaaggggggggatggaatagagcatgtcgtaagaggcgactaacggattctgtttctccttttacccttgttaagtgtttcttgtataaaatatagtcaatttttgtaaagattttagtcaagcagtatgtaagaaatgttaagtcctttgtactggaaacttgcattctcccagtaaggtaatatattgtactacgttgcaagccatggagcaaatttttgattagtgcttttgtgaacaagaaacaattgacaagtggctctatcccctctttccccgtcgcgatataaccttcgtggttgaaaacgacgttaaacaccaaataaagaatttgATTCCTAAACAACTTTTTTCTAAAGCAGTATATACAAGTTGCTTTGATTTTTTAATGGTAAAAATCATCACCACTGGTCCCTCGGCTagattcaggcatgggaattgtccgccgaaaggcacaTTTCCGCCGATGTTTGTTCCTCCGAAAAaccaaaagtgtccgccgaaaaaataaatgggaggcaaaaatggttctaaaaactgaatttaatggcaaacatggagctcagatgacaccaaattgcacaattttggttctttggagaaaacatTTCCGGGGttggcatgcccccggacccctcttgtaaggctaggcgcttcgctccgtcggctTTGATATTAAtaacaaatgttcagccttttttacttttttcaattctcATGCCTGTAGATTATATAGTATTTTTGTATGTTGTGTCTAAAGATTTGTTTAAATTCCAGGATCTTGGGTCAGCCTGCGGCTCTAAGCGTCAGACTTGCATGGTGCTGATCAAAACCCACGAGGATTACACAGACAGTTTCGATGAGTGCAAATCAGGCATCCAGGAATTACCCAAATCCTACTAGCTTGCTGCCCGCGGATTTTCTTCGTCCTCTTTTTATCGTGGAGGAGTACGGACGAACGGACATGTGTTCAGTGTGAATGGAAACGGTGAAAGTAGAAGGCTAATTGTGAAAGTGATAGCAAGTGATGCGTGAATGTGTTTTTGATGCAAGTGTGCTAGTGTCTGTATGAAATCATTCGCTTTCTTTGGGAATTTTTGTTTGTCAATCAACATTTCATgttacagtgaaacccggctatattgaagtaggctatattgaaatcccggctatattaAAGAAAAAATTCAGCCCACGGGACGTTTTTACCGGGCTATATTAAATGTTTGCTCCAaagatttgtttaactttttatttttaagaacaATGACTGCGCGGGCGCCGAATGATATGACACGCCTCTGTCAGCGCAATCAGTTGAGGAAGGGGAGAGGCCAGAACAGCATCAACTTTCGAGTCAGGAGGTCTCTGATAACAATTATAGTCTAACAATGCCCCGGGCCTCGGACAGCTACGCCATGTAGTCTTGTGGTGCGTAGATCTCCCCGACTTAATTTCTCTTGTTCATGCAAGTAGTTTCCCTTTGTACACTGGCAAAAATggctgcaaaacaaacaagaggcgaagccttcaaggctcacgtaagaaatcgacaaacagtaacacaaactcaatcactccgtcacacatacacacacacacacagtaagcattggtgacactgtgcaagaaagagagacactagatctagatctgtctgtctgcatgtagcctacttacagacacgactgccaaatagtctcggcccgctcaaaataacaatgaccgagacattccttcgcgtgacgtctaaccctcttacgccataatgtgacgtcttcaaatgacgaa
Encoded here:
- the LOC138982614 gene encoding H/ACA ribonucleoprotein complex subunit 2-like protein, whose protein sequence is MVKVKKERRESEGPEDGEQAEGQTWEEKTKYLCAIAKPLATKKLTKRLFKTIKKACKQKNYVRKGVREVQKFIRKGDKGIVVIAGDVSPIDVISHIPVMCEDKGIPYCYVPSKEDLGSACGSKRQTCMVLIKTHEDYTDSFDECKSGIQELPKSY